In Vitis riparia cultivar Riparia Gloire de Montpellier isolate 1030 chromosome 19, EGFV_Vit.rip_1.0, whole genome shotgun sequence, the following proteins share a genomic window:
- the LOC117909363 gene encoding cyclin-U4-1-like has protein sequence MAELEVMMPLPELISFLSSLLQRVATSNDLNPKLHTQKISAFHGLTRPSISIQSYLERIFKYANCSPSCFIVAFIYLDRFSQSQPSLPISSFNAHRLLITSVMIAAKFMDDMYYNNAYYAKVGGISRAEMNLLEVDFLFGLKFQLNVTPNAFHSYCSFLHKEMSFQSPPHLERPLNLHCSFHEDESTNCLSIFGV, from the exons ATGGCTGAGCTTGAGGTGATGATGCCACTGCCAGAACTCATCTCCTTCCTCTCTTCTCTCCTCCAGAGAGTGGCCACTTCCAATGACCTCAACCCAAAGCTCCACACCCAGAAAATTTCAGCCTTCCATGGCCTCACAAGGCCCTCCATTTCCATCCAGAGTTACCTTGAGAGGATCTTCAAGTATGCCAATTGCAGCCCATCTTGCTTCATTGTTGCCTTCATCTACCTTGACAGGTTCTCTCAGAGCCAACCCTCTTTGCCCATCAGCTCCTTCAATGCGCATAGGCTCCTGATTACCAGTGTCATGATTGCTGCTAAGTTCATGGATGATAT GTACTACAACAATGCATACTATGCAAAAGTTGGAGGAATAAGCAGAGCAGAGATGAACCTCCTTGAAGTGGACTTCCTATTTGGGTTGAAATTCCAATTGAATGTCACCCCCAATGCATTCCACAGCTATTGCTCTTTCCTACATAAGGAAATGTCCTTCCAATCTCCTCCACATTTGGAAAGACCCCTAAATCTCCATTGCTCCTTCCATGAAGATGAATCCACCAACTGTTTAAGCATTTTTGGAGTatga